In Accipiter gentilis chromosome 18, bAccGen1.1, whole genome shotgun sequence, the following are encoded in one genomic region:
- the LOC126047845 gene encoding alpha-2-macroglobulin-like protein 1: MGAPVLLLALTLFPVAAAASLEPHYMVVFPAVIHHSQQEKLYIHLSSLTEAVHLAVTLQTTQNHTLVEQDVEKPGIFQCITFQVPEFIPRKRDDSTSHPEVEVFLHVLIHSGNNVLFEGRKKVLVKPQKNVILVETDKGLYKPGETVKFRIVNIDEDLKVIKNEYSQIWLQDPEYNRIAEWLNVKSRHGIVDLSFPLASEAPLGKYTISVQQDMAQKTFSVDKFVLKKFELEIEHPPFIATADEEFQLKVCGKYTYGKPVHGKIDITFITLSQFLEDNFSNSTEMRKQKSWANKNGCSTFTVKTETLELKKTDSSIIVVGEMVEDGTGAKTIEIAKLPIATRMKSIEFINLHSFYKRGLPYTGKMFCHSDNSPLRNEAVYLRVDINDEETHLSFLTDENGEAHFSLDTTSWNSTLVSLKGTYNLGNDDEQDSSESYTEVEDSFHWLKPFYSESNSFLEIKARDDEMPCDQQQEVQVDYILDRNKLSSEADHIDFYYLVIAKGKILFSGEEQMPIIQHENLQGSFSLMLTVGNESLPDIKAVFLDGEVVADVEDFQVEKCFRHKVTLDFSPKEEVPGSKVSLDLKAAPGSLCSIRAVDKSVLLKENNTLTADTLYENIFDDSFTTGERGYPYHLEDFEAYPCLPQEPSLSKKTWMGAPWYQNDADVFNLFKMSKLHMKILTNTRIKKPVSCMKPGFEKKMYSGKDNIVADDQVGHSDSAPHSDDKKMPKPRTLFPETWIWDLVSVGDNGQVSLQVAVPDTITEWNASAFCVADIGFGFSPLSTLRVFQPFFVDLSLPYSVIQGETFSLKATVFNYLKDCIQVRTTLAETPELKVDACPGCQFTSCLCANEAKTFVWNVTATRLGKVNVTVSSLAEDSYDLCDNRIAVTPLQGERDTVIKPLLVKPGGVLQEKTQNAFLCAADNTVSEAFSLTLPAEVLEGSGRATFSVIGDIMGPALQNLDQLLEMPFGCGEQNMVQFAPNIFILQYLNKTKQLDPEIEDKALKFLRTGYQRQLLYKHDDGSYSAFGKADNQGNTWLTAFVARSFGQASSHIYINKDHVHSALLWLQKHQLPSGCFQSVGKLFNNDLKGGVDDTISLTAYITAALMELHLQKNDTMLDNALHCLKNVTLDKTSLYVKALMAYVFTLSKDMEMREQLLDMLEKETAELLTSHSSSKESSSSMIEMVAYILLAHVSTPDFALNEASVNKLVHWLSRQRNAFGGFASTQDTVVSLQALAQYAALIPQEIRDVKVTVKGKEASPLEFHVHRNNKLVLHQVPLLAVPGMYTVQATGSGCVYVQTTLYYNTPPPKREEVFVLDVETVPRECDGVRKQLDIHVSVSYVGERETSNMALVEVEMLSGFIPVKRSVKVLEKIPLVKKTEMMEPDKVTIYLEELGKTSLKLNISVQQDVAVQNLKAATVYVYDYYKPDDRAAREYGFPYSSDVLKKGSY, encoded by the exons ATGGGAGCACCAGTGCTCCTTTTAGCCCTGACCCTATTCCCAGTTGCAGCTGCAGCAAGCCTGGAACC TCACTATATGGTGGTCTTCCCTGCTGTCATTCACCATTCCCAACAGGAGAAGCTCTACATTCACCTCAGCTCCCTGACTGAGGCCGTCCACCTGGCCGTCACCTTGCAGACAACCCAGAATCACACACTGGTGGAACAAGATGTGGAGAAGCCAGGCATTTTTCAGTGCATCACCTTCCAG GTGCCAGAGTTCATTCCCAGGAAAAGAGATGATTCCACATCACAC CCAGAGGTGGAGGTTTTTCTGCATGTCCTGATCCACAGTGGGAACAATGTCCTCTTTGAGGGTCGCAAGAAGGTTCTGGTGAAGCCCCAGAAGAATGTAATACTGGTAGAGACAGACAAGGGCTTATACAAACCTGGCGAAACAG TGAAATTTCGAATTGTGAATATCGATGAGGACCTTAAGGTCATTAAAAATGAG tattccCAGATATGGCTGCAG GATCCTGAATATAACCGTATTGCTGAGTGGTTGAATGTAAAGTCAAGACATGGCATTGTGGATCTATCTTTCCCCCTGGCCTCTGAAGCACCCCTTGGGAAGTATACCATCTCAGTGCAACAAGACATGGCTCAAAAAACCTTCAGTGTTGATAAATTTG TACTGAAAAAATTTGAACTAGAGATTGAGCACCCTCCATTTATCGCTACAGCAGATGAGGAGTTTCAGCTGAAGGTCTGTGGCAA GTATACCTATGGAAAGCCCGTTCACGGGAAAATAGACATTACTTTTATCACATTATCCCAGTTCTTGGAAGACAATTTCTCAAATTCTACTGAGATGAGGAAGCAAAAGAGCTGG GCAAACAAGAATGGCTGCTCTACTTTTACAGTGAAGACAGAGACTCTAGAATTAAAGAAAACTGACAGCAGCATAATTGTGGTAGGAGAAATGGTGGAAGATGGAACAG GAGCAAAGACTATAGAAATAGCTAAACTTCCTATTGCAACAAGAATGAAGTCTATAGAATTTATCAACCTCCATTCATTCTACAAACGTGGACTACCATACACAGGAAAG ATGTTCTGCCACAGTGACAATTCTCCCCTCAGAAATGAAGCGGTCTACCTAAGAGTTGACATCAACGATGAGGAGACACATCTATCGTTCCTCACAGATGAGAACGGGGAAGCCCACTTCTCACTGGATACCACCAGCTGGAATAGCACACTGGTTTCTCTGAAG GGTACCTACAACCTTGGAAATGATGATGAGCAAGATTCTTCTGAAAGTTACACAGAAGTTGAGGATAGCTTCCACTGGCTGAAACCTTTCTACTCTGAGAGCAACAGCTTCCTTGAGATCAAGGCCAGGGATGATGAGATGCCCTGTGATCAACAGCAGGAAGTACAAGTGGATTATATCCTTGACCGGAATAAACTCAGCTCTGAAGCAGATCACATTGATTTCTACTACTTG GTGATAGCAAAAGGCAAGATCCTTttcagtggagaggagcagatgccAATTATCCAGCATGAGA ATCTGCAGGGCTCCTTCTCATTGATGCTGACTGTTGGCAATGAGTCCCTGCCTGACATCAAGGCAGTCTTCTTGGATGGAGAGGTGGTGGCTGACGTGGAAGACTTTCAAGTAGAAAAGTGCTTTAGACACAAG GTCACACTGGACTTCTCACCCAAGGAGGAAGTCCCAGGATCAAAAGTCAGTCTGGACCTCAAGGCTGCTCCGGGGTCCTTGTGCTCTATCCGAGCTGTTGACAAGAGTGTCCTTCTGAAGGAGAACAATACCCTAACAGCAGACACA CTGTACGAGAACATCTTTGATGACAGCTTTACAACTGGAGAACGAGGGTACCCTTATCACTTGGAAGACTTTGAGGCATACCCTTGTCTGCCCCAGGAGCCCAGTCTCAGCAAAAAGACTTGGATGGGAGCACCGTGGTACCAAAATGATGCTGATGTCTTTAATCTGTTTAAGATGAGT AAATTGCACATGAAAATATTAACCAATACTAGAATCAAGAAACCAGTTTCCTGTATGAAACCAGGCTTTGAGAAAAAGATGTATTCTGGAAAAGACAATATTGTTG CAGACGATCAGGTTGGCCACAGTGATTCTGCACCTCACTCTGACGACAAGAAGATGCCAAAACCACGGACACTTTTCCCAGAGACCTGGATTTGGGATTTGGTCTCTGTTGG GGACAACGGTCAAGTGTCTCTCCAAGTTGCTGTACCTGACACCATCACAGAATGGAATGCCAGCGCCTTCTGTGTTGCTGATATTGGCTTTGGGTTCTCACCTCTGAGTACTCTTAGGGTCTTCCAGCCTTTCTTTGTGGATCTGTCACTGCCATACTCTGTGATCCAAGGAGAGACTTTCAGCCTAAAAGCCACTGTCTTTAACTACCTCAAGGACTGTATCCAG GTGCGCACCACCCTCGCAGAGACTCCAGAACTAAAGGTGGACGCCTGTCCAGGCTGTCAGTTCACCAGCTGCCTCTGCGCCAACGAAGCAAAAACCTTCGTGTGGAACGTGACAGCCACCAGGCTGG GCAAAGTGAATGTCACTGTGAGCAGCCTGGCAGAAGATTCATACGATCTGTGTGATAATAGGATCGCTGTGACACCTTTgcaaggagagagagacacagtgATAAAACCTCTGCTTGTGAAG CCAGGAGGTGTCCTACAAGAGAAGACCCAAAACGCCTTTCTCTGTGCTGCAG ATAACACCGTCTCTGAAGCGTTCTCCCTAACTCTGCCTGCAGAAGTGCTGGAGGGATCTGGCCGAGCCACTTTCTCTGTGATTG GGGACATCATGGGCCCAGCACTTCAAAATTTAGACCAGCTGCTAGAGATGCCCTTTGGCTGTGGTGAACAGAACATGGTTCAGTTTGCACCAAACATCTTCATACTCCAGTACTTGAATAAGACTAAACAACTGGACCCAGAAATTGAAGATAAAGCACTGAAATTCCTGAGAACAG GTTACCAGCGTCAACTGCTCTACAAACATGATGATGGCTCCTACAGTGCCTTTGGGAAAGCTGACAACCAGGGCAACACATG GCTGACAGCTTTTGTAGCCAGGTCCTTTGGACAAGCCAGCTCTCACATTTACATCAATAAGGATCATGTGCACAGcgctctgctctggctgcagaAGCACCAGCTGCCCAGCGGCTGCTTCCAGAGCGTGGGGAAGCTCTTCAATAATGACTTGAAG GGTGGTGTGGATGATACGATCTCATTAACAGCCTATATCACTGCTGCCCTCATGGAGCTCCATCTGCAGAAGAAT GACACCATGCTGGATAATGCCTTACATTGCCTCAAGAATGTAACACTTGATAAGACAAGCCTTTATGTAAAGGCCTTGATGGCTTATGTCTTCACACTGAGCAAGGACATGGAGATGAGAGAGCAGCTCCTGGATATGCTAGAGAAGGAAACTG CAGAACTCCTGACGTCACATTCCAGTAGTAAAGAATCTTCTTCTTCTATGATTGAGATGGTAGCCTACATCCTCCTGGCTCATGTCTCCACACCAGACTTTGCACTCAATGAAGCCTCAGTGAACAAGCTTGTGCACTGGCTCAGCAGACAAAGAAATGCCTTTGGTGGATTTGCTTCCACACAG GACACAGTTGTTAGCCTGCAGGCCCTTGCTCAGTATGCAGCGCTGATTCCTCAGGAGATCAGAGATGTGAAGGTGACAGTGAAAGGCAAGGAGGCTTCTCCATTGGAGTTCCATGTGCACAGGAACAACAAGTTGGTCCTGCATCAGGTACCTCTCCTTGCAGTCCCGGGGATGTACACAGTGCAGGCGACTGGCAGTGGCTGTGTTTACGTACAG ACCACTTTGTACTATAACACCCCACCACCAAAAAGAGAAGAGGTCTTTGTCCTGGATGTGGAAACAGTACCAAGAGAATGTGATGGTGTCAGGAAACAGCTTGACATCCATGTGTCTGTCAG TTATGTAGGGGAACGTGAGACCAGTAACATGGCCCTGGTGGAGGTGGAGATGCTGTCAGGGTTCATTCCTGTGAAGAGATCTGTGAAAGTG CTGGAGAAGATACCCCTGGTCAAAAAGACAGAGATGATGGAACCAGACAAAGTCACAATCTACTTGGAAGAG TTGGGTAAGACTTCTCTGAAGCTTAACATCTCAGTGCAACAAGATGTTGCAGTGCAGAACCTGAAAGCGGCAACAGTGTATGTCTACGACTACTATAAGCCTG ATGACCGCGCAGCAAGAGAATATGGTTTCCCTTACAGTTCAG atgTCTTGAAGAAGGGTTCCTATTAG